ACGCCAAAGCGACCACGATGGTTGCGGTTCGGGAGATATTCCTGATAGATGAGGACTGGCGGCTGAAGGTCAGGGTGGTCGCGGTACTGGAAACGATGCCCCCGAGGATACCAAGAACCGGGCTGCCCCAGCGCTGCCCAACCAGTTTCAAGGTGATGTAGCCGACTAGGTTAATCGCACTGATCAATACCACCATCAGCCAGATATTGTAAGGGTTCAGAGCCGCATAGGGGCCGAAGTTCTGATTCGGCAATACCGGTAAAATAATGAACGCCACCAGAATGAACTGAAAAATGGCGTATAGGTCACGCTGTTGCAGGCGGCGGGAAAAAGCGTGCATCTGCGGCTTGAAATACAGAATCAGGGTTGTGGCCAGACTTAGGCTGATGGAGGTCACGGTGTGCCCCAATGTCAGCAGGATGCCGACCAGATAGGCAATGAGCATGGCGATTGCCGTGGTCATCCCGGACGATGTGTGTTGTTTAAGGCGCACAATATGGCCCATCATCCCCTGAGCGGCAATGGTGGCCAGGCCAACCACCATGATCCATTCGCCACCGGATTCTGCAGAAATATTGCCGCACAGGCTGCCGAACAGAGTCACCAGGATAAAAGTGCGCAATCCGGCAAAGCCGCTTTCGCTGCGTTCGCGTTCCAAGCCCATCAGAGCGCCGAGCAGCAACGCCAGGGTGTAGGTTTCCAGTGGCTGAAGCGACGAGCTTTCCAGTGTGATCATCATAACTTACAGCATAGCCGATTTTGTTGATGATGCCAGTGAGCAGGTGATAACGGATCTGTTTTCGTTGGTGTTTTTCTCTTCAGGTTAAAAATAACGACCGACTTGAAACATAACTGAGTTGATGCCGTGATTATCGCGGTGCAGTTCACCATTGGACACATGATGTAGACGTGCTGAGACAAACCAGCGCTGACCGTTTAAAGAGGAAAATTCACCGCCGATACCGAGTAGTGGGTTGAAGTTGATACGCAGGCCCTGATCTTCAATCTGATAGTCGGTGTAGATCAGACCGATACCAGCTTCAATAAATGGCCTTAGCCCACAGCAGGTCAGCGGCTCCAGAGGATAGACCGCCAGCATGTTGGCGCTGATGATGGCCCGACAATGTGGCGTTGAGGCCAGTCCCGCAGCTCCTTCGAGTTTGAATTTTAGCTTTTGCGGGGCACGATGTGCCCAGATTTGAGCATAATTCCATTCCGCACTCAGACCCAGTTGACCAAACTGAATTTCATTGCCGGGAGAATAGCTGTTAGCCAGATTGGCGGTGGCGGCCCAATGAGCCTTGTTCCACACGCTTTCTTCAGCCTGCGACAGGGACGGGAGTGAGAGGAGCGCCAACAACACCAGAGTTACCGATACGCGGGTCACAGTGTTCTCCTTATGATGGCTTACAGGTTAAAATCGGCAGCCATGCGCCAGCCTTGTTCCGTTTTGATCAGTTTAAATTTCTCATGATGGGGAATCCGGTCTCCCGCTTTGAACTGACCGTACTTCATCAGTTGTGTCAGCAGTTCCATACCGGAGCCGAATGCTGCCAGCGGGTTGTCGTTGCTGGCGCGGTTGAGTTCTGCCGATAACTCTTCGAGTCCTTTCCGGAAGACCAAGTCGTATTCCACTTCGGCAATGTAGGTTTGCTTGTCAACACTGAGACCGTTGACCTTGTGGAAGTTTTCCAGACTGAAAATCTTTTCGTTGTTATGACTCAGGACTTGTTTGGCCACCTGGATCTGGATCTCCGCATCCGTGGGCACGGACTGACAGCCACCGAGGCCAAGCATGGCAAGCAGCAGAATCGATAATGAGATGAGGCTACGCATGGGACTCTCCACACTGATGAGTAGCGGGGGCGTCGCGAACGATGCCCCCGCTGATTTTAACGTTTTTCGTTAAGTAGTTTGTAGTAAGCACTGTCGGTTGACAGAATCAAGCGGTTGTTTTTATTGACTGTCTTCTGGTACGACTCCAGGGTGCGCAGGAAGCGGTAAAAGTCTGGTTCCTGGTTATAAGCCGCCGCATAGATTGTTGTCGCCTGCGCATCGCCATGCCCTCGGATTTCCACGGCCTTGCGGTATGATTCGGAGCTGATTTTTTTCAGTTCTTTATCCATCTGACCGAGGATGTCTGCTTTCTCGCCTTCACCTTCAGAGCGGTACTGGGCAGCGACTTTTTTACGTTCGGAGATCATCCGCTCATACACGCGCTTACGCACCTGTTCGACGTAGTTAATTCGCTTGATTTGAACGTCGATCAGTTCAATGCCGTATTCCGGTGTACTCAGCTTGGCCTGGGCGAGGATGTTCGCGAGAATATCTTCACGTCCCACCAGTTCTCGGTTTACCTGAGCGGTTTCGACAATGTTATCGGTAAGGTCCTCTGGTGGCTGATAATCATCTCCGCGAACCAGTTCCACCAGCAGGTGACCGGATACTGCGTCACGCACAACCGAATCAATGATATCGTCGAGGCGACTCTGGGCGCCGCGTTCGGTGGCAACCGTGGTAAAGAACCGCAACGGATCGACAATCCGCCAGCGGGCGGTGGTATCGACCCAGATGTATTTTTTGTCGCTGGTGGGAATCTGGTTGGGATCGGCATCCCAGTTAAGGATCCGTTTGGAAAAACGATGCACTTCCTGGATCACCGGAATTTTAAAATGAATCCCGGCATTACGTACCTCACCCACCGGTTTACCGAATTCGGTGACCAGGGCTTGCTCGGCTTCATTGACAACGAAAAAGGCACTTTGGGCGACCAGAACCACAAGAACAATGATGGGGATGATCAGACGCTTCATTTGGCACCTCCATTCATGTTTTGTTTGCCCAATGGAAGCAGGGGAAGGATGCCGCCGCTCTTGTCGTCAACCACATAAATTTCATCGACCTTGGGAAGAATCTTATCCATGGTTTCCAGAAACAAGCGTTGTTTAGTGACTTTGGGGGCTTTGCGGTATTCAGCCACCAGAGAATTAAAACGCTCTGCTTCGCCCTTGGCGCTGTTGATGCGTTCAAGAGCGTAACCTTCGGCTTCGAGAATGCGGCTACGCGCCACACCACGGGCTTTAGGGACTTCACGGTTGTATTGCTCCCGTGCCTGGAAAATCAGGCTCTCTTTTTGTTGCTCGGCTTCGTTGACCTCGTTAAACGCCGCTTTGACTTGATCTGGCGGGTTAACGTCTTGGAATTTAACGGTGACGACACGGATACCAATGTTATAGCTGTTGAGGATGTCCTGCAGCCCCTTTTCAACGGCCATGGCCAGGTAGGCACGCTCTGTGGTCAACACCTGAGTGACATTGGAGTTGCCGATGATGCGGCGCACCTCGGCTTCGGACAGATCGCGGATCGTGGCACGGGGATCGGCAATGTTGAACAGGTATTTTTCCGGATCTACGATCTGATACTGGACAATCCATTCCACATCACTGACGTTCAGATCGCCGGTCAGTGTCAAGGATTCTTCACTGTAATCGCGATTGCTGTAAGTGGTGCGTATACCGGCTTGCTCAGTGCGAAAGCCGAACTCTTCTTTGAGAACGCGTCCGGTTTTGACCCGGTAAACCTGATCAATGCCGAAAGGCAGTTTCATGTGCAGACCGGGTGGGGCGGTGCCGATCGATTTTCCCAGACGCAACAACACGCCGGTCTCTTCGGTATCAACTTTGTAAAAGGCGCTTTGTCCGCCAATGACGACGAGAAAAACAATAACCAGGCCGATAATCAGTTTTTTCGGTGGGCCGCCGCTGGTCTTGATTTTCTTGGCCGCCATTCTCAGAGCTTGTTCCAATGGATCCTGTTTGGGTTCCCAGGGACTTTGAGACATTCGGGGTCCTCCTGAAAAAGGGGTGTGAGGTTAGTTTAGGGGGAAAATGTTCGCTTAGCCTACTTCATTGTAAATACGGGTGCGGAATTCCACACCCAATTCTTCGGCCAGTTGTTCACAGGCCTTGATATCAATGCCGGGCACCGTGACGGCTGACGCAATCACTTTGGGAATGTAGGTCGGTGCCTGACGAATGAATTCCTTGACGCCGTCGTACCCCTCATCGCCGAAACAGGATTGGCAGATCCGTTGGTAATCGGCTGTGTTTGGTGCGTTGAGGGAGATACTGAGTTCATCAACCAAGTCTTCGAGTTCCGGCAGAATATTGCGCTGATAGACAAGGTTGGCTTGGCCATCACTGTTGATGCGCACCTTGATCCCGCGTTGTTTGAGCCACGTCGCCACCTCTTTCACCAGATCAAGTCGCAGTAGGGGTTCGCCATAGCCACAAAAGACGACCTCCTCATAACCTGACGGATCGCCAATGGCGGCAATCACTTCATCAAAATCGGGTTCATGGTCGAGCTTGAGCTGATGGCCTTTGACGTGAAAGTCGCGGAATTTGGCGCAGAAACTACAGCGGTTGCTGCAGCGGTTGGTGATGTTGAGATACAGCGAGTCGCGGATGCGATACGCGATTTTACTGGCCTGGTCCACTTCACCGACACCGAACAGCTCAAACGCATTAAGGCTGGTGATGCGCGCCACATCGGTCAGGGTCAGCCCCTTGATCTCAGCAATTGTTTCGGCGGTTTTGACAACGTAGGACGGCTCATTGCGCTTGCCGCGCCACGGTTGGGCGGCAAGATAGGGACAATCTGTTTCGACCAGGATGCGCTCTGTCGGCACTTGCCGGATCACTTCACGCAGAGCGTCGTTTTTCGGGTAGGTTATCGTGCCGGTAAATGACAGGTAGAAGCCGAGGTCCAGGCACGCTTTGGCCATTTCGATATCGCCACTGAAGCAGTGCAGTACACCGCCGATCTCCTCGGCCTTTTCTTCGCGCAGGATGGCCAGTACGTCATCATGTGCATCGCGGTCATGGATGACCACCGGCAGCTTGCTCTGGCGTGCTAAGGCCAGTTGTTGGCGAAAGGCTTTTTGCTGCTGATCGTGCGGGCAGTGGTTGCGATAGTAGTCGAGGCCGATTTCACCGATGGCCACTACTTTGTCTGCAGTCGCCAGTTGGGCCAGTTCGTCAAGCAACTGCGGGGTGACGGTGGCGGCGTCGTGTGGGTGGATACCGACCGTGGCATAGATGCCTGGATACCGTTCTGTCAGATCGACGCTGGCACGAGAACTTTCGAGGTCGCAGCCGACGGTAATGATGGAGTGAACCCCTTGATCATCGGCACGTTGAATGACCTGTTCAAGGTCTTCAGCAAAACGATTGCCGTCCAGATGGGCGTGGGTATCAACGAGGGAAGGGTGAGACATGGGAACTCCAGAAATAAGACGTTGGCGTGTTGTTTTTGTGCTACGACACGATGGATCGTTTTTGGGGCAAAATCTTAAGGTCAAGAGCTAAGTCAAGGTCGCCGGGACTCGCCCCGGCAGGCGACATCCTTTTGACTGGCCGCTCAAAAGGATGCAAAAACCGGCTGAACTTCTCCTGGACCTAGGTTAACCGACAATGAGTCTGTTCCGTTTTACGCCACCGCTTCAGCTTGCCTCCCTTTAGCTCGGCAAATCTTGCTTCTCATCACCTCTGGCGTAAAACGTTGATAACAAACTTTTGTTTTTATCTATCTTTGGTGTGGCACCGGTTAAACAGGTGGGACGGTGCCCACCCTACAGTTGTGTGTTATTTAGCACTTCAGCTCTCCCGTTCAGCAGCGCCGAACGTAAAGAGCGTCGCTGTGATGATCGTCGGCAACCTGTTTGAGCGTCAGCGAGTTTTGCCGACATCACAGCGTAAGCGAATGCAGTGAGGGAACCCGCAGGGCGCAATGGTCGGGAGTCGATTTTGCGCCCCTTTTGTCGACGCAAAAGGGGCCCGACGTGTGGGCGCGGAAGCCCACGTCACGTGCGTACCCAAAATGCAAACGGATGAACTTTGCCGGAGCAATCCGTCATAAGGGCTGTAAGCCTGCTCGCAGCAGCATATTTAAGTTTTAGTTTTCCTCAATCCGCGGAAACATCGGCGGCGCTTTTTCAATGGTCGTACCGGCTTGCAGTCCACCCCATTGATCCTGCCCATCAAGCATCAGATTGTCGCTGTCCTGACCCAGAATCTCCATGATTCGCTTGCCTGTATCCGGCAAGAATGGGGCCACCATCAGGCCGATCAGACGTACGGCTTCAAGCAGGTTGTACATAACCGTGCCGAGACGTTCTTTTTGGGCTTCATCTTTTGCCAAACCCCAGGGCGCTGTGTCGTCGATGTATTTGTTGGCGCTACTGATCAGCTCCCAGATGCTGAGCAGGGCCTTGTTGAAGGCCAGATCATTCATTTGTTTATCGATCAGTTCCAGCTTGGCGGGGAATTGATCGATGAACGGTTGGTCGATGTCGGCCATTGCTGTTGGCTCAGGCAGAGTGCCACCGAAATACTTGTTGAGCATGGCCGTGGAACGGCTGACCAGGTTGCCGAGGTCATTGGCCAAATCCGAGTTGATGCGGTGGATCAGCGCCGAGTGAGAGAAGTCGCCGTCGAGGCCGAACGGCACTTCACGCAGCAGGAAATAACGGATTGGATCAATGCCGTAGGTGTCGACAAGCATGTTGGGCTCGACGACATTCTGCAGGCTTTTGCTCATCTTCTTACCTTCGACGGTCCACCAGCCGTGGGCGAACACTTTTTCCGGTAGAGGCAAACCGGCAGCCATGAGGAAGGTCGGCCAGTAAACGGTGTGGAAGCGCAGGATGTCCTTGCCGATAACATGGACACTGCACGGCCAGAATTTTTCAAATGTCCCCTGTTTATCATCCGGGTAACCCAGAGCGGTGATGTAGTTGTTCAACGCGTCAAACCACACATAAATGACATGCTTGTCGTCACCGGGAACCGGGATCCCCCAAGAGAAACTGGTGCGGGAGATCGACAGGTCACGCAGCCCTTCGCGCACGAAACTGAGTACTTCGTTGCGGCGAGAACGCGGCTGGATAAAGTCGGGATTGGCCTCAATATGATCGAGCAGCTGTTGCTGGTATTTGCTCATGCGGAAGAAGTAGGACTCCTCCTTGAGTTTATCCGTCGGCCGGCCACAGTCCGGGCAGCAGCCGTCGATGAGCTGTGTCTCAGTCCAGAAGGTTTCACAGGGAGTGCAATACCAGTCTTCATAGGCCCCGAGATAGATATCACCTTGTTCCTGTATCTGGGTAAACATTTTCTGCACGCCCTCTTTATGGCGTTGCTGGGTGGTGCGGATGAAGTCGGTGTTGTCGATGTTGAGCTTTTGCCACAAGGCCGCAAAGCGTTGCATCACCCGATCCGCCAGTTCCAAAGGTGTTTCACCCGCAGCAATGGCGGCCTTTTCCACTTTTTGGCCGTGCTCGTCTGTACCGGTGAGGAAAAAGACCTCATAACCGCGCGCCTTTTTATAGCGGGCCAGAACGTCACAGGCCAGTGTCGTATAGGCGTGGCCGATGTGGGGCACATCGTTGACGTAGTAGATGGGGGTGGTGATGTAAAATGTTTTGTCCATGGTGGCTCCTGCTATGGTTTGCGCGGCGGCCGACGACGATTGCGGCTGCGGCGTTTATTGGGTTTTTTATCCTGTGGGTTCTTTTCCTGATTTTTATCGTTATTCTCGCCGGTCGCGGGCGTTGCCTGTGATTTATCCTTGGCCGGGCCTTTATCCGGACGGGGTTTTCTGTTCGGTCGTTGGCTATTCTCCTGGCCCTGTTGTTCCTGCGGCCCGGAAGTTTTTTTGGGGCGATTCTGTTTTTCCTGACCCGGTTTACCCCCACGTTTGTTCTTACTTGGCCGCCCTTCAGCGGATTTTCCCCGAGCCGGACGTTGTGGTTTCCCGTCACGCGAGGCTGGTTTGCCCCCCTTGCCTTTGTTGCCTGTTTTGCGTTCCCCTTCTTTGGCCTGACGTTTTTCAGGGGCCGGCGAACTTCCTCCGCTTTTTTTCGGCTCCTCTTTGGCTCCCGTTTTGTTGGTGCTCAAACTTGCTACAGGGATGTTGCTGATGGTTTTACCAGAGCAGCGTACCGTGACGGTTTGACTGAGTGTCTGACCGCAGACAACCTCAACGGGTTGTCCGTCAAGACTCGCCTTAGATCCCGGTTTCGGTAACTGCTTGGCCATTTTGCAATAGGTATCGTACTCATACCCAAGACAGCACAGCAAGCGTCCGCATTGTCCGGAAATTTTGGTGGGGTTCAGTGCCAGACCCTGTTGTTTGGCCATGCGGACGGATACCGGATGAAAATCCGTGAGAAAAGTGCCACAGCACAATTCACGTCCGCAGATGCCAATGCCACCGATCAGTTTGGCTTCGTCACGTACACCGATCTGGCGCATTTCAATGCGGGTGTGGAAATGGTGGGCGAGGTCTTTAACCAGTTCACGAAAGTCCACCCGGCCATCGGCGGTGAAATAGAAGATGATCTTTGACCCGTCAAACAGGTATTCAGCCTTGACCAGTTTCATCGGCATGTTGCGTTGACGAATGCGCTCCATGCAGTGATCAAAGGCTTCTTTTTCCTTGGACGAGCTGATGCGCGCCATGTTGTGGTCAGCTTCAGTGGCCAGACGCAAGACTTTTTTCAGATCCTGGGGAAGATCTTGTTTGGCAACGTTTCGGGGAGGGCGAGCAACCGTGCCGAGTGCGCGGCCTCGATTGGTTTCCACTACAACGCTGTCCCCCTGATTGAGTTCCAGCCCGTTGGTATCAAAGTCATATTGTTTTCCTGCCGAGCGAAATTTGACGGTGGCTATGATTTTTTCGCCCGCTGGAGTTGTGGTGTGTTCCTCGTTGTTCTGAGTCATTCGGTCACTTTATATGTTGATCGTTTCCATTGGTGCATCGTGGCCAAGGCCATTGGCGTCAATATGTGGAAACGAAGGGTTCAATCGATAGGGCAAATTCCCTGAAACCATGTTCCTCGCGGTAGAAGAAAAGTGGTTGTTTTTCTTTTCTCATTCCCGAAATCAGGTAAAGAGATAATCTAACGTATTCAGGGACGACAGGCAATGTCTTAGTTGCCGTCAATGCGGGATTTCTCTCTCGGATGAAAGGTGGTTGACCTTCTCGGTTTGCTAACGGATTTTACATTGCTGCTTTGGGTTGGACAAGCTGGATCAGCAAGCGCTCGACAGCAAGTTGTCGGTTGACGTTGCGGCGTAAATGGTACTGAAAATCAAGAAGTGCATCCAGTTTATGCTGGATGGAGGGCAGGCTTTCACGGCCAGCCTGATGGATAATGCGTTCTTTGAGGTCAGTATTGGCCAGCAGGGAGCTGGACCCCTGACTGACAACAAGAAAGACATCGCGATAACAGCTGAGTAGAACCGTTCCGAGGTCTTCGAGTTGGTCCTTGTCCGCCGCCCATTTTTCCGCCAGTTCCAACATCGGAACGATGCTGCCCGGTGACAGGGTGCAGACGGCTTTGAACAGTGTCTTACGTTG
This genomic window from Desulfuromonas acetoxidans DSM 684 contains:
- a CDS encoding MgtC/SapB family protein, yielding MMITLESSSLQPLETYTLALLLGALMGLERERSESGFAGLRTFILVTLFGSLCGNISAESGGEWIMVVGLATIAAQGMMGHIVRLKQHTSSGMTTAIAMLIAYLVGILLTLGHTVTSISLSLATTLILYFKPQMHAFSRRLQQRDLYAIFQFILVAFIILPVLPNQNFGPYAALNPYNIWLMVVLISAINLVGYITLKLVGQRWGSPVLGILGGIVSSTATTLTFSRQSSSIRNISRTATIVVALASTVVLVRITAFIYLINPELMQHLWLPMGGMFIGGLVPIVFYWRHSTCEDALHMESRNPAELSQALLFGLLYAGVLLAVSFAKQHLGTQGVYLVAFISGFTDVDAITLTNARLSVMGDLEQVQAANSILIAMLANLMFKLGMVAALGTRQMLRATALCFTCLAVPAVLIFV
- a CDS encoding acyloxyacyl hydrolase, with translation MTRVSVTLVLLALLSLPSLSQAEESVWNKAHWAATANLANSYSPGNEIQFGQLGLSAEWNYAQIWAHRAPQKLKFKLEGAAGLASTPHCRAIISANMLAVYPLEPLTCCGLRPFIEAGIGLIYTDYQIEDQGLRINFNPLLGIGGEFSSLNGQRWFVSARLHHVSNGELHRDNHGINSVMFQVGRYF
- the hflC gene encoding protease modulator HflC, which translates into the protein MKRLIIPIIVLVVLVAQSAFFVVNEAEQALVTEFGKPVGEVRNAGIHFKIPVIQEVHRFSKRILNWDADPNQIPTSDKKYIWVDTTARWRIVDPLRFFTTVATERGAQSRLDDIIDSVVRDAVSGHLLVELVRGDDYQPPEDLTDNIVETAQVNRELVGREDILANILAQAKLSTPEYGIELIDVQIKRINYVEQVRKRVYERMISERKKVAAQYRSEGEGEKADILGQMDKELKKISSESYRKAVEIRGHGDAQATTIYAAAYNQEPDFYRFLRTLESYQKTVNKNNRLILSTDSAYYKLLNEKR
- the hflK gene encoding FtsH protease activity modulator HflK, translating into MSQSPWEPKQDPLEQALRMAAKKIKTSGGPPKKLIIGLVIVFLVVIGGQSAFYKVDTEETGVLLRLGKSIGTAPPGLHMKLPFGIDQVYRVKTGRVLKEEFGFRTEQAGIRTTYSNRDYSEESLTLTGDLNVSDVEWIVQYQIVDPEKYLFNIADPRATIRDLSEAEVRRIIGNSNVTQVLTTERAYLAMAVEKGLQDILNSYNIGIRVVTVKFQDVNPPDQVKAAFNEVNEAEQQKESLIFQAREQYNREVPKARGVARSRILEAEGYALERINSAKGEAERFNSLVAEYRKAPKVTKQRLFLETMDKILPKVDEIYVVDDKSGGILPLLPLGKQNMNGGAK
- a CDS encoding TatD family hydrolase, which codes for MSHPSLVDTHAHLDGNRFAEDLEQVIQRADDQGVHSIITVGCDLESSRASVDLTERYPGIYATVGIHPHDAATVTPQLLDELAQLATADKVVAIGEIGLDYYRNHCPHDQQQKAFRQQLALARQSKLPVVIHDRDAHDDVLAILREEKAEEIGGVLHCFSGDIEMAKACLDLGFYLSFTGTITYPKNDALREVIRQVPTERILVETDCPYLAAQPWRGKRNEPSYVVKTAETIAEIKGLTLTDVARITSLNAFELFGVGEVDQASKIAYRIRDSLYLNITNRCSNRCSFCAKFRDFHVKGHQLKLDHEPDFDEVIAAIGDPSGYEEVVFCGYGEPLLRLDLVKEVATWLKQRGIKVRINSDGQANLVYQRNILPELEDLVDELSISLNAPNTADYQRICQSCFGDEGYDGVKEFIRQAPTYIPKVIASAVTVPGIDIKACEQLAEELGVEFRTRIYNEVG
- the metG gene encoding methionine--tRNA ligase, yielding MDKTFYITTPIYYVNDVPHIGHAYTTLACDVLARYKKARGYEVFFLTGTDEHGQKVEKAAIAAGETPLELADRVMQRFAALWQKLNIDNTDFIRTTQQRHKEGVQKMFTQIQEQGDIYLGAYEDWYCTPCETFWTETQLIDGCCPDCGRPTDKLKEESYFFRMSKYQQQLLDHIEANPDFIQPRSRRNEVLSFVREGLRDLSISRTSFSWGIPVPGDDKHVIYVWFDALNNYITALGYPDDKQGTFEKFWPCSVHVIGKDILRFHTVYWPTFLMAAGLPLPEKVFAHGWWTVEGKKMSKSLQNVVEPNMLVDTYGIDPIRYFLLREVPFGLDGDFSHSALIHRINSDLANDLGNLVSRSTAMLNKYFGGTLPEPTAMADIDQPFIDQFPAKLELIDKQMNDLAFNKALLSIWELISSANKYIDDTAPWGLAKDEAQKERLGTVMYNLLEAVRLIGLMVAPFLPDTGKRIMEILGQDSDNLMLDGQDQWGGLQAGTTIEKAPPMFPRIEEN
- the ricT gene encoding PSP1 domain-containing protein, translating into MTQNNEEHTTTPAGEKIIATVKFRSAGKQYDFDTNGLELNQGDSVVVETNRGRALGTVARPPRNVAKQDLPQDLKKVLRLATEADHNMARISSSKEKEAFDHCMERIRQRNMPMKLVKAEYLFDGSKIIFYFTADGRVDFRELVKDLAHHFHTRIEMRQIGVRDEAKLIGGIGICGRELCCGTFLTDFHPVSVRMAKQQGLALNPTKISGQCGRLLCCLGYEYDTYCKMAKQLPKPGSKASLDGQPVEVVCGQTLSQTVTVRCSGKTISNIPVASLSTNKTGAKEEPKKSGGSSPAPEKRQAKEGERKTGNKGKGGKPASRDGKPQRPARGKSAEGRPSKNKRGGKPGQEKQNRPKKTSGPQEQQGQENSQRPNRKPRPDKGPAKDKSQATPATGENNDKNQEKNPQDKKPNKRRSRNRRRPPRKP